The Bacteroidia bacterium genomic interval ATATGGCACCACATGATTGTGGTTGCGAGCCCTTGAAGGCTCCTACGGTGGTGAGTAGGTAAAGAAAGTGTTTGCGTGTTAGGGTGTTTGTGTATTAGCGTTAAGGCCTGATTGCTAACACCCTAATACTCAAACACCCTAATACGTCTTCTACTCCCCAAAAAAGCAATGCCTGCACCTGGGCTCATAAGCATCCTTTTCCCCTAAAACTACTGTATCCTTTTCTTCTGTAAGTCGATAGGAGAAATTTGCCAGACTCCCACATACCTGGCAGATTGCATGAACTTTGGTTACAAATTCGGCCATGGCGAGTAATTGAGGCATGGGACCAAAGGGCTCAGCCCGAAAATCCATATCCAATCCTGCGATAATCACCCGTATGCCCTGATTGGCAAGATCGCGACTTACTTTTGCGATTCCTTCATCGAAAAATTGGGCTTCATCTATTCCTACTACATCCATACCCGAAGCCAGCAAAGGAATTTGCTGAGAAGAATTCACGGCTCTTGAGGGAATGGAGTTTTGATTATGAGATACAATATACTCTTCACTATAACGGGTGTCGAGTGCGGGTTTGAAAATCTCTACCTTTTGATTGGCAATCTGGGCTCTGCGCATTCGGCGTATCAGTTCTTCGGTCTTGCCGGAAAACATACTCCCGCAAATGACCTCCAGCCAACCTGTACGCCTGTTAGCAGAATTTACTTCTATAAACATCCTGTGAAAATAAGCAAAGTATAGTCATAGCATAAAACGAATTGAGATTCTTTTA includes:
- a CDS encoding thymidine kinase, translated to MFIEVNSANRRTGWLEVICGSMFSGKTEELIRRMRRAQIANQKVEIFKPALDTRYSEEYIVSHNQNSIPSRAVNSSQQIPLLASGMDVVGIDEAQFFDEGIAKVSRDLANQGIRVIIAGLDMDFRAEPFGPMPQLLAMAEFVTKVHAICQVCGSLANFSYRLTEEKDTVVLGEKDAYEPRCRHCFFGE